Proteins from a single region of Macrotis lagotis isolate mMagLag1 chromosome 2, bilby.v1.9.chrom.fasta, whole genome shotgun sequence:
- the SLC16A13 gene encoding monocarboxylate transporter 13, with translation MARRVEPPDGGWGWIVVLSAFFQSALVFGVLRSFGVFFLEFVATFEEPAARVSWISSIGIAVQQFGSPVGSALSTHFGPRRVVMTGGALAALGMMLASFSTCLMHLYLSIGLISGAGWALTFTPTLACLSRYFSKRRSLATGLALTGIGLSSFVFAPFFQWLINYYAWRGALLLVAALSLHLVACGALLRPLKLSEDPAEEGPIAQLVSLLHHGPFLCYTAALTLINAGYFIPYVHLVAHAQDLGWEPLPAAFLLSLVAVADLAGRVFSGWLGDISPWPVVRLLALWSFLTGMVLALLPVANQPLALMALGIIYGFTSGALTPVAFSVLPELVGVGRIYSGLGLLQLVESIGGLLGAPLSGYLRDLTGNYTASFVVAGAFLLCGSMVLLTLPGFFFCFFLPSATEQYSVTKSMEVRGSPKRIEYGEGSPGLQDP, from the exons ATGGCCAGGCGAGTCGAGCCCCCGGACGGGGGCTGGGGGTGGATCGTGGTCCTTTCGGCCTTTTTCCAGTCCGCTTTGGTGTTCGGGGTGCTGCGGTCTTTCGGCGTCTTCTTCTTGGAGTTCGTAGCGACGTTCGAAGAGCCAGCGGCGCGGGTCTCTTGGATCAGCTCCATCGGGATCGCCGTGCAACAGTTTGGGA GCCCCGTGGGCAGTGCCCTGAGCACTCACTTCGGCCCTCGGCGTGTGGTGATGACAGGGGGTGCCTTGGCTGCGCTGGGTATGATGCTGGCCTCGTTTTCCACCTGCCTGATGCACCTCTACCTCAGCATCGGCCTGATCTCTG GTGCTGGTTGGGCCCTGACCTTCACCCCTACCCTGGCCTGCCTCTCCAGATACTTCTCTAAACGTCGATCGCTGGCCACAGGATTAGCATTGACTGGCATAGGCCTCTCTTCCTTTGTCTTTGCCCCATTCTTCCAGTGGCTTATCAACTATTATGCATGGCGGGGTGCCCTTCTCTTGGTAGCTGCTCTCTCCTTACACCTGGTGGCCTGTGGGGCTCTCCTTCGACCTCTCAAACTGTCAGAAGATCCTGCTGAGGAAGGCCCGATTGCTCAGTTGGTCTCCCTGCTCCACCATGGCCCCTTTCTATGTTATACTGCTGCTCTCACCCTGATCAATGCTGGCTACTTTATCCCCTATGTCCACCTTGTAGCACATGCCCAGGACTTGGGTTGGGAACCTCTCCCTGCAGCCTTCCTCCTGTCTTTGGTGGCTGTGGCAGATCTGGCAGGGCGTGTGTTCTCAGGGTGGCTGGGGGACATAAGTCCATGGCCTGTGGTCCGGCTGCTGGCATTATGGTCTTTTCTGACAGGGATGGTATTGGCACTGCTCCCTGTGGCAAACCAACCTTTGGCTCTTATGGCCCTGGGTATAATCTATGGCTTCACTTCAGGGGCTCTGACGCCTGTGGCTTTCTCAGTTCTGCCTGAACTTGTTGGAGTTGGAAGAATATACAGCGGCCTCGGGCTGTTACAATTGGTAGAAAGCATTGGGGGACTGTTAGGGGCACCATTATCAG GCTACCTCCGAGATCTGACAGGCAACTACACAGCTTCCTTTGTGGTGGCTGGAGCCTTCCTTCTCTGTGGAAGCATGGTGCTCCTTACCCTTCCTGGTTTCTTCTTCTGCTTTTTCCTACCTTCTGCCACAGAACAATATTCTGTGACGAAGTCAATGGAAGTCAGAGGGTCCCCCAAAAGGATTGAGTATGGAGAAGGAAGCCCGGGGCTCCAAGATCCTTAA
- the SLC16A11 gene encoding monocarboxylate transporter 11 has product MSPLMARPPDGGWGWVVAGSAFVVNGLSYGLLRSLGLALPAFAEYFDRSTQDTAWVSAIALAVQQAASPVGSALSTRWGARPVVMVGGIITSLGFILSAFSSSLLHLYLGLGLLAGSGWALVFAPALGTLSRYFSRRRVLAVGLALTGNGVASLLLAPVLQLLLDAFGWRGALLLLGATTLHLTPCGALLRPLTLSGDPTTPPHSPLSALGLTLFTHPAFAVFALGTTLVGAGYFIPYVHLAPHALDLGLGGYGAALVVAGAAVGDAGTRLISGWLADRGWIPLPRLLAITGALTGLGLVAVGLVQEQEEGWGGPLLAAAGAYGMSAGAFAPLVFGVLPDLVGLGGILQATGLVMMLMSLGGLLGPPFSGFLRDVTGDFKASFLVCGSFILSGSFIYLMLPGALPPCKTVPPSSNPPPEQGELLPSPEIALVSPRDSRSIPNTTC; this is encoded by the exons ATGTCTCCCTTGATGGCCAGACCCCCTGATGGGGGCTGGGGCTGGGTGGTAGCAGGGTCTGCATTTGTGGTGAATGGACTTTCCTATGGACTCCTCCGTTCGTTGGGCCTTGCTCTTCCTGCTTTTGCAGAGTACTTTGACCGAAGTACCCAGGACACTGCGTGGGTCAGCGCCATAGCTCTGGCTGTGCAGCAGGCTGCCA GCCCAGTGGGTAGTGCTCTGAGTACTCGTTGGGGGGCACGTCCTGTGGTGATGGTGGGAGGTATCATCACTTCCCTTGGCTTCATTCTCTCTGCCTTTTCCAGCAGTCTACTGCACCTCTATCTTGGCCTTGGCCTCCTTGCAG GCTCTGGCTGGGCTCTGGTGTTTGCTCCAGCTTTGGGCACCCTCTCTCGATATTTCTCCAGGCGAAGGGTCCTGGCTGTGGGACTAGCCTTGACTGGCAACGGGGTGGCCTCCTTGCTCCTGGCCCCAGTTCTGCAGCTTCTCCTTGATGCTTTTGGCTGGAGAGGTGCCCTGCTTCTGCTTGGGGCCACCACCCTTCATCTCACCCCCTGTGGGGCCCTGCTCCGGCCTTTGACTCTCTCTGGGGATCCTACTACTCCACCTCACAGTCCCCTCAGTGCTCTTGGTCTCACCCTGTTTACCCACCCTGCCTTTGCTGTGTTTGCATTAGGGACAACCCTGGTGGGAGCTGGTTACTTCATTCCCTATGTGCATCTTGCTCCCCATGCTCTGGACCTTGGACTTGGAGGATATGGGGCAGCTCTGGTGGTTGCTGGGGCAGCAGTGGGGGATGCAGGAACCCGATTAATCTCTGGGTGGCTGGCAGATCGTGGCTGGATCCCTCTTCCTCGGTTGTTGGCCATCACTGGGGCACTGACTGGGTTGGGACTGGTGGCAGTGGGGTTGGTGCAGGAACAAGAAGAAGGGTGGGGAGGACCCCTTCTAGCAGCAGCAGGAGCCTATGGGATGAGTGCGGGTGCATTTGCTCCACTGGTGTTTGGTGTCCTGCCTGATCTTGTAGGACTTGGGGGCATCTTGCAGGCCACTGGACTGGTGATGATGTTGATGAGCCTGGGAGGACTCCTGGGCCCACCATTTTCAG GTTTCCTCAGGGATGTGACAGGTGACTTTAAAGCTTCCTTCCTAGTCTGTGGCTCCTTCATCCTTTCTGGAAGCTTCATCTACCTGATGCTCCCTGGAGCCTTGCCTCCCTGTAAGACTGTTCCTCCTTCCTCAAATCCTCCTCCTGAGCAAGGAGAGCTCCTTCCTTCACCTGAAATTGCCCTGGTCTCCCCAAGAGATTCTCGTTCCATCCCAAACACAACTTGTtga